The following coding sequences are from one Chryseobacterium mulctrae window:
- a CDS encoding single-stranded DNA-binding protein — MSIKNSVRLIGHTGKEVEVINFENGSLKASVTLATNDHYTNAKGEKVEETQWHNLVAFGKTAEILQKYVSKGKEIGIEGKLTYRSYDDKDGVKKYITEIRVEEVLLLGSKDTNS, encoded by the coding sequence ATGAGTATTAAAAATTCAGTTCGATTAATCGGACACACAGGAAAAGAAGTTGAAGTAATTAACTTTGAAAACGGAAGTTTAAAAGCTTCAGTAACGTTGGCAACAAATGACCATTACACCAATGCAAAAGGCGAAAAGGTCGAAGAAACACAATGGCACAATCTCGTAGCATTCGGAAAGACTGCCGAAATCCTTCAGAAATATGTTTCCAAAGGAAAAGAAATTGGAATTGAGGGAAAACTCACTTATAGAAGCTATGACGATAAAGACGGGGTGAAAAAATACATTACGGAAATCAGAGTAGAAGAAGTTTTATTGTTAGGTTCTAAAGACACAAATTCTTAA
- a CDS encoding ParA family protein encodes MKAKVISIFTQKGGVTKTTSTINISGVMAEMGLKVLVIDFDTQCHLSLGYGVDAENEYNVEDFLKSVEPVRYVNKGKGENVSVIAGKLTLSTKNLNRKSLKKALKKIGDDFDYILIDCPPKPINDDLGFGEIAVYASDYIISPVDYDAFTLDGLTSLIIKINELQTNEELKAKYLGFFFAKVEENTKDFKEAYRELSESPISDMLFKSYVRKNAFIRTSINLGESAVFLKPYSPVSMDYRKLADELIQKIKSNA; translated from the coding sequence ATGAAAGCAAAAGTAATATCAATTTTTACGCAAAAAGGCGGTGTAACAAAAACCACAAGTACAATTAATATTTCGGGTGTAATGGCTGAAATGGGCTTGAAAGTTTTAGTTATTGATTTTGACACGCAATGTCATTTATCGTTAGGTTATGGAGTAGATGCAGAGAATGAATATAATGTTGAAGATTTTTTAAAATCTGTTGAACCTGTTAGATATGTAAATAAAGGAAAAGGTGAAAATGTTAGTGTAATTGCAGGTAAATTAACTTTGTCAACCAAAAACTTAAATAGGAAGAGCCTAAAAAAAGCATTGAAAAAAATTGGTGATGATTTCGATTATATTTTGATTGATTGTCCACCTAAACCTATTAATGATGATTTAGGCTTTGGAGAAATTGCAGTTTATGCATCTGATTATATAATTTCTCCTGTTGATTATGACGCTTTTACTTTGGATGGTTTAACTTCATTAATTATAAAAATTAATGAATTGCAGACCAATGAAGAATTGAAGGCAAAATATTTAGGGTTTTTCTTCGCTAAAGTAGAAGAAAATACGAAAGATTTTAAAGAAGCTTACAGAGAACTTTCGGAAAGCCCAATTTCTGATATGCTTTTTAAAAGTTATGTAAGAAAGAATGCGTTTATTAGAACAAGTATAAATCTTGGTGAATCAGCAGTGTTTTTAAAGCCCTATAGCCCTGTTTCTATGGATTACAGAAAGTTAGCTGATGAATTAATACAAAAGATTAAGAGTAATGCATAA
- a CDS encoding zinc ribbon domain-containing protein, with product MALINCPECSKSISDSANNCPYCGYPINTTKVLKPKGQGCFMQTLNAGCLIIVVIFVFALVIGGIATFSKIKKPSKNADSTELKSK from the coding sequence ATGGCTTTAATTAATTGTCCGGAGTGTTCCAAATCGATTTCAGATAGTGCAAATAATTGCCCTTATTGCGGTTATCCTATCAATACCACCAAAGTTTTAAAACCGAAAGGACAGGGGTGTTTTATGCAAACTCTAAATGCAGGTTGTTTGATAATCGTTGTAATTTTTGTTTTTGCTTTAGTGATAGGCGGAATTGCCACATTTTCAAAAATCAAAAAACCATCTAAGAACGCAGACAGTACAGAATTAAAGTCAAAATAA
- a CDS encoding recombinase family protein, whose protein sequence is MKIGYARVSTKDQNLHLQIEALEKAGCEKIYQEKISGATKNRPELDKMIDQFREGDELYVWRLDRLGRSLKNIIDLVLSLSDKGILIKGLVDGVDTSTINGRLFLNLMASLAEYERELIRERTNAGLQSARARGRLGGRPKGYTAETISKLLLLRNIYKDVTKRPEDIYKPFGLTRATFYRYAKILDNYSDEEIKKMGIKR, encoded by the coding sequence ATGAAAATAGGATATGCTCGGGTTTCAACCAAAGATCAAAATTTGCATTTACAAATTGAAGCCTTAGAAAAAGCAGGTTGTGAGAAAATTTATCAGGAGAAAATTTCGGGTGCAACAAAGAATCGTCCCGAACTTGATAAGATGATTGACCAGTTTCGAGAAGGTGACGAACTTTATGTGTGGCGATTGGACAGATTGGGTAGAAGTTTAAAAAACATTATTGATCTTGTCTTAAGTTTGAGTGATAAAGGAATTTTAATAAAAGGTCTTGTAGATGGTGTAGATACTTCAACTATCAATGGACGACTATTTTTGAATCTCATGGCTTCTTTAGCTGAATATGAAAGAGAGTTAATAAGAGAAAGAACCAACGCAGGACTACAATCTGCAAGAGCAAGAGGTAGACTCGGTGGCAGACCAAAAGGTTATACTGCAGAAACAATTTCTAAACTGTTACTTCTGCGCAATATATACAAAGATGTCACGAAACGTCCCGAAGATATTTATAAGCCTTTTGGATTGACTAGGGCTACCTTTTATCGGTATGCTAAAATTCTGGACAATTATAGTGATGAAGAAATTAAAAAAATGGGTATTAAAAGGTAA
- a CDS encoding IS91 family transposase encodes MQARSKGANVAEVLRKINLSSQNFSVHQEKTLRALSNCRTSALGGHIDTCDGCGNLSISYNSCRNRHCPQCQGHKREEWIQKREQDLLPCSYYHVVFTLPEELNGLAISQPQLIYKILFEAAWATLNQFGKTEGLQLGMIGVLHTWGQNLSLHPHLHCIVPGGGLTMQGKWRKKVRTDKFLFPVKALSKVFRAKFVTSLRACGITDRDLMEKLFTKNWVVYAKRPFGGPKQVIEYLGRYTHKVAISNHRIKEVTDQQVRFEYKDYRKGGEKKEMTLANTEFVRRFSMHILPKRFVRIRHYGILSSSWKRGKLQALQSDLKIRVTAAKPKTLLRKCRSCKEGNLVTIAVFGQRGPPPEFLFVIQPLSAK; translated from the coding sequence ATGCAGGCCCGAAGTAAAGGTGCGAATGTAGCAGAAGTTCTTCGCAAAATCAATTTATCATCCCAAAACTTCAGCGTTCATCAGGAAAAGACATTGCGGGCATTGTCCAACTGCCGGACTTCTGCCTTGGGTGGTCATATTGATACGTGTGATGGTTGCGGAAATCTTTCCATCAGTTACAACTCCTGCCGTAACCGGCACTGTCCGCAGTGCCAGGGTCATAAACGGGAAGAATGGATCCAGAAGCGCGAACAGGACCTCTTGCCCTGCAGCTATTACCATGTGGTTTTTACCCTGCCGGAGGAGTTGAATGGGCTCGCAATATCCCAGCCCCAACTTATTTACAAGATCCTGTTTGAGGCCGCCTGGGCCACTTTGAACCAGTTCGGCAAAACCGAAGGCCTGCAGCTGGGCATGATTGGTGTTTTGCACACGTGGGGACAAAACCTGAGTCTTCATCCGCATCTGCACTGCATTGTGCCGGGAGGTGGTCTCACGATGCAGGGAAAATGGAGAAAGAAAGTAAGGACGGATAAGTTTCTGTTTCCAGTAAAAGCGCTGAGCAAAGTCTTTCGGGCAAAGTTTGTGACTTCCTTAAGAGCCTGTGGAATTACTGACCGGGATTTAATGGAGAAACTCTTCACCAAGAACTGGGTCGTATATGCCAAGCGGCCTTTTGGCGGCCCGAAACAGGTGATCGAGTACTTGGGGAGATACACTCACAAAGTCGCCATCAGCAATCACCGCATAAAAGAAGTGACGGATCAGCAGGTCCGTTTTGAGTACAAAGATTACCGCAAAGGCGGCGAAAAAAAGGAAATGACTCTTGCAAACACGGAGTTTGTCCGGAGGTTTTCGATGCATATTTTACCGAAAAGATTTGTAAGGATCCGGCATTACGGCATCCTGAGCAGCAGCTGGAAGCGTGGGAAACTGCAGGCACTGCAATCCGATTTGAAAATCAGAGTTACTGCAGCAAAACCGAAAACTTTGCTCCGGAAATGTCGAAGTTGCAAGGAAGGAAACTTAGTCACTATAGCTGTTTTCGGGCAGCGCGGTCCGCCACCGGAATTTCTTTTCGTTATCCAACCATTGTCTGCAAAATAA
- a CDS encoding tyrosine-type recombinase/integrase, whose translation MGRSPRTFDNYSRHVTALALHFKTLPTELDPEQVKDYLFELQQRSKTPSQTYFKHTVYGLRFLLKTEGLPYSFLHLPAIPQVKKLPVILSREEIWRMLQSAELLKHKLLIGLIYGCGLRCMEVRNIELQHLDFDRKMLHVVQGKGSKDRYVPLSEHLISGLKTFISIENPNQYLFNGNQNRNIEDIDVLAPNRKDFDSRYSQRGVQWVIKTISKKAGITKEVHTHTLRHSYATHLLEDGVPIIMVQKLLGHERIESTMEYLHVCQLSDQKPHSPLDTVFTLCSRNAGPK comes from the coding sequence TTGGGCAGGAGCCCCAGAACGTTCGACAATTATTCCCGCCATGTGACAGCCCTGGCACTGCATTTTAAAACCCTGCCTACCGAGTTGGATCCCGAACAGGTCAAAGATTATCTTTTTGAACTGCAGCAACGCTCCAAAACTCCTTCCCAAACTTACTTTAAACACACCGTTTACGGACTTCGCTTTTTATTGAAAACGGAAGGCCTGCCTTATAGTTTTCTGCATCTTCCCGCTATTCCACAAGTGAAAAAGCTTCCTGTCATCCTGAGTCGGGAAGAGATCTGGCGTATGCTTCAATCCGCCGAACTCCTGAAACATAAACTGCTCATCGGACTTATTTACGGCTGTGGACTGCGGTGTATGGAAGTAAGGAATATCGAACTTCAGCATCTGGATTTTGACCGGAAGATGTTACATGTTGTTCAGGGTAAAGGGAGCAAAGACCGGTATGTTCCTTTGTCGGAACATTTGATCAGTGGACTGAAAACCTTTATCAGTATTGAGAATCCTAATCAGTATCTGTTTAATGGCAATCAAAACAGGAATATCGAAGATATTGATGTTTTAGCTCCGAATAGAAAAGATTTCGATTCCCGCTACAGTCAGCGTGGCGTGCAGTGGGTAATAAAAACCATCTCTAAAAAAGCAGGCATCACCAAAGAGGTGCACACCCACACGCTACGACACAGCTATGCGACTCATCTGCTGGAAGACGGTGTTCCGATCATTATGGTGCAGAAACTTCTGGGTCATGAGCGTATTGAAAGTACAATGGAATATCTTCATGTGTGCCAGCTCTCGGACCAAAAACCGCACAGTCCTTTGGATACGGTATTTACTTTATGCAGCAGGAATGCAGGCCCGAAGTAA
- a CDS encoding L-type lectin-domain containing protein: MKNKIFLILLLVAVNSTLILAQSAGKLYLSSAGTGVGHVYDITGNTPSTVQTTLPASITSPAYYNANNGASVSNLAIGYDTTVANQPLVFINSNTAANSPILKNGTATGLTLPAVTIGGLGTNNVLGNNFGQVFGFNGKNLYRLYPTVSAAIPITGDAIWNANGDGTAGNPRSTIFASDTFYDYENNVYTILQHQNGTTFIRYLYKIAINGAVTSATATQITQITGPVGVRNATANTATTIDVGNIRGTAYLNGFVFASSGNGNDTVVIYRINISTGVSEYLTQYTLTGLGSSNIDLASVDYFQPFTFNCGGTAFQGTTPYRAGTSSTRTLRIPVSDIYGPGNYVLNVIGTDFTNPAHSVTVTTATTFIDVPITYNGTGAAGSRTLTVDLNGSTTTCTVTATIEPDTDIDGLANTVDLDDDNDGITDCTENGLAAASFLNNFTFVPNNNASGVSANIAQLTPNAGSQSGQYWSVGKVDFTKSFSFTFDAFVGEFDAGADGIAVVFQNSPAGTAAVGATGVGMGAQNIANGLVLELDTYDNGPGVGDIVADHGQIWDSDNQGAGLTTSVDLGQLENNAYHPVVVTWNAGTQTLSYTVDGITAGTLTTANFANTYFGASKVRFGFTASTGGSTNVHRIRINDFCSTPIELDTDNDGISNHLDTDSDGDSCPDAIEGSENVTYSMVNPLTSPTNPGQINVRFNGTTAGTPSQIISTATAANGVPQVVNNGANNSNASIGLVAGAAAAGVADNTGSSPVSGVGQAVGNSQNSALNDCKCYRNPTITLGTDNATIHGITAFNRAGVNNTNWPMIRNNGWTALEANTKAFVMNRMPAAATTAGAVIAGEPVNVALTAPVIAVPIVGMTFYDTTNNCMKINTDGTRTGWKCFNTQSCPEEN; the protein is encoded by the coding sequence ATGAAAAATAAAATATTTTTAATTCTATTATTAGTAGCTGTTAATTCAACACTAATTTTAGCTCAAAGCGCAGGTAAGTTATATCTGTCATCTGCAGGAACAGGGGTAGGCCACGTTTATGATATTACGGGTAATACGCCATCAACTGTTCAAACCACATTGCCTGCTTCAATTACATCACCGGCATATTACAATGCAAATAACGGTGCATCTGTAAGTAATTTAGCAATTGGTTACGATACTACGGTCGCGAACCAACCGCTTGTTTTTATTAACTCCAATACTGCGGCAAACAGTCCGATATTAAAAAATGGAACTGCAACAGGACTTACCTTACCTGCTGTTACCATCGGAGGTTTAGGAACTAATAATGTTTTGGGAAACAATTTCGGACAAGTCTTTGGTTTTAATGGTAAAAATCTTTACAGGTTGTATCCTACTGTTTCTGCTGCTATTCCTATTACAGGCGATGCAATTTGGAATGCTAATGGTGATGGAACTGCTGGTAATCCTCGTTCAACCATTTTTGCAAGTGATACATTTTATGATTATGAAAATAATGTTTACACGATTCTTCAGCATCAAAATGGTACAACTTTTATAAGGTATCTATATAAAATCGCTATTAACGGAGCTGTAACTTCTGCAACAGCAACTCAAATTACACAGATCACAGGACCTGTTGGGGTAAGAAATGCAACGGCAAATACTGCCACAACTATAGATGTAGGAAATATAAGAGGTACTGCATACTTGAATGGCTTTGTCTTTGCTTCTTCAGGAAATGGGAATGATACCGTTGTTATATATCGTATTAACATTTCTACTGGAGTATCAGAATACCTTACTCAATATACATTAACAGGATTAGGCAGTTCAAATATTGATCTTGCATCTGTTGATTATTTTCAGCCATTCACATTTAATTGTGGTGGAACAGCATTTCAGGGAACCACTCCGTATAGGGCCGGGACATCTTCAACAAGAACATTACGTATTCCTGTTTCAGATATTTATGGACCCGGAAATTATGTTTTAAATGTAATTGGAACGGATTTTACAAATCCCGCTCACTCAGTTACAGTAACTACGGCAACGACTTTCATTGATGTTCCCATTACTTACAACGGGACAGGAGCTGCAGGATCAAGAACTCTTACCGTTGACCTGAATGGAAGTACAACAACGTGTACTGTAACAGCGACAATAGAACCAGATACAGATATCGACGGATTGGCAAATACTGTAGATCTCGATGATGATAATGATGGTATTACAGACTGTACAGAAAATGGTTTGGCTGCCGCATCATTTTTAAACAATTTTACTTTCGTCCCAAATAATAATGCTTCCGGAGTAAGTGCAAATATTGCACAGTTGACTCCAAATGCGGGCTCTCAAAGTGGTCAATACTGGTCAGTCGGAAAAGTAGATTTTACAAAAAGTTTTTCTTTTACTTTTGATGCATTTGTAGGAGAATTTGATGCCGGTGCTGATGGTATAGCGGTCGTATTTCAAAACTCCCCTGCCGGAACAGCTGCTGTTGGAGCAACAGGTGTGGGAATGGGTGCACAGAATATTGCTAACGGTCTAGTTCTGGAATTGGACACTTATGATAATGGACCTGGTGTTGGAGATATTGTTGCGGATCACGGTCAGATTTGGGATTCTGACAATCAGGGTGCCGGTCTTACAACTTCCGTTGATTTGGGTCAGTTGGAAAATAATGCCTATCATCCTGTGGTAGTTACCTGGAATGCAGGGACGCAAACCCTATCGTATACAGTTGATGGAATAACTGCAGGAACTCTTACAACTGCTAATTTTGCAAATACTTATTTTGGAGCCAGCAAAGTTCGTTTTGGTTTTACCGCTTCCACAGGAGGGTCAACAAACGTACACCGTATAAGAATCAATGATTTCTGCAGTACCCCTATTGAACTTGATACAGATAACGACGGGATATCTAATCACTTAGATACAGATTCAGACGGCGACAGCTGTCCTGATGCAATTGAAGGTTCCGAAAATGTCACTTATTCTATGGTTAATCCTTTGACTTCTCCAACCAATCCGGGACAGATCAATGTAAGATTTAACGGAACGACAGCAGGTACACCTTCTCAGATCATCAGTACTGCTACAGCAGCCAATGGTGTTCCTCAGGTTGTCAATAATGGTGCAAATAACAGCAATGCGAGTATTGGTCTTGTTGCAGGTGCAGCAGCTGCAGGTGTAGCAGACAATACAGGTTCTTCTCCTGTTTCAGGAGTAGGTCAGGCTGTCGGGAATTCTCAGAACTCAGCACTTAATGACTGTAAATGCTATAGAAACCCAACCATAACCTTAGGAACTGATAATGCGACGATACACGGTATTACCGCATTTAACAGGGCGGGAGTAAATAATACAAACTGGCCAATGATCAGGAATAACGGGTGGACAGCTCTTGAAGCCAATACCAAAGCGTTTGTAATGAATAGAATGCCTGCTGCAGCTACTACTGCAGGTGCTGTTATTGCCGGTGAGCCTGTAAATGTAGCGTTGACTGCTCCTGTTATAGCTGTTCCGATAGTTGGAATGACGTTCTATGATACAACCAATAACTGTATGAAAATAAATACAGATGGTACTCGAACGGGATGGAAGTGTTTTAACACGCAGTCTTGTCCTGAAGAAAATTAA